A part of Streptomyces sp. NBC_01210 genomic DNA contains:
- a CDS encoding SDR family oxidoreductase produces the protein MTSTLIVGGSGGLGGVIAQYFADRGDDVIITSRDKAQAETIAAGIGVGVRGLALDLAQPETISASLADVAEVDNLVITAVGQAANTLAQFNIADAVTAVTMKLVGYAETVRVLRDRLSPGASVVLFGGLAKERPYPGSTVVTTFNAGITGLVKTLAVEMAPHRVNALHPGLIGDSPKWRDVPNPPHSAQTPIGRLVTMAEIADATDFLLRNTGINAHDLYIDGGLLAT, from the coding sequence GTGACCAGCACACTCATCGTCGGCGGCAGCGGCGGCCTGGGCGGAGTGATCGCCCAGTACTTCGCAGACCGCGGTGACGACGTCATCATCACCAGCAGGGACAAGGCACAGGCCGAGACCATTGCCGCCGGGATCGGCGTCGGCGTCCGGGGGCTGGCCCTCGACCTTGCCCAACCCGAAACGATCAGCGCCTCGTTGGCCGACGTGGCCGAGGTCGACAATCTTGTCATCACCGCGGTCGGGCAGGCCGCGAACACGCTGGCGCAGTTCAACATCGCTGATGCCGTGACGGCCGTGACCATGAAGCTCGTCGGCTACGCCGAGACCGTCCGTGTGCTGCGCGACCGGTTGAGCCCAGGCGCTTCCGTCGTTCTTTTCGGCGGGCTCGCCAAAGAACGCCCGTATCCAGGCTCGACCGTCGTCACCACCTTCAACGCCGGAATCACCGGCCTGGTGAAGACCCTCGCGGTGGAGATGGCTCCGCATCGCGTCAACGCCCTGCATCCGGGCCTGATCGGCGACAGCCCCAAATGGCGCGACGTTCCCAACCCACCGCACTCGGCCCAGACACCGATCGGACGACTGGTGACGATGGCCGAGATCGCAGACGCCACCGATTTCCTGCTCCGCAACACCGGCATCAACGCCCATGACCTGTACATCGACGGCGGCCTGCTGGCCACCTGA
- a CDS encoding hemerythrin domain-containing protein, giving the protein MSTNPPESAGIVETRLLHKMHRAATSLLADAAQRDNAPSAALAELRDFLVAALRHHHESEDDVLWPQLIAANPVAGAVLSELSTEHDALDAALDALAVAPVQDDADRAAVAAAAASVRDLVHQHLEHEEPVLFPALAAHMSDEAWTEFSRAVIASAPPVGAHLNLGFFEQVGTPAELAVVTANLPQAVLPLVPAMREQAKATLNSLHTTDNVRTVIA; this is encoded by the coding sequence GTGAGCACGAATCCGCCGGAGTCCGCGGGGATCGTCGAGACGCGGCTACTGCACAAGATGCACCGGGCCGCGACGTCCCTGCTGGCCGACGCCGCACAGCGCGACAACGCCCCGTCGGCCGCACTGGCCGAACTGCGTGACTTCCTGGTCGCGGCGCTGCGGCATCACCACGAGAGCGAAGACGATGTGCTCTGGCCGCAGTTGATCGCCGCCAACCCGGTGGCCGGCGCCGTGCTGAGCGAACTCAGCACGGAACACGATGCGCTGGACGCGGCATTGGACGCGCTCGCCGTCGCTCCCGTGCAGGACGATGCGGACCGGGCAGCGGTGGCCGCCGCGGCAGCCAGTGTGCGCGACCTGGTGCACCAGCACCTTGAGCACGAGGAACCGGTGCTGTTTCCCGCGTTGGCAGCGCACATGTCAGATGAAGCCTGGACCGAGTTCTCCCGCGCGGTGATCGCCTCGGCCCCGCCCGTAGGGGCCCACCTCAACCTTGGTTTCTTCGAACAGGTGGGCACTCCCGCCGAGCTCGCGGTGGTCACAGCGAACCTGCCGCAAGCCGTTCTTCCCCTCGTGCCGGCCATGCGTGAGCAGGCCAAAGCCACCCTGAACAGCCTTCACACAACCGACAACGTAAGGACGGTCATCGCGTGA
- a CDS encoding TetR/AcrR family transcriptional regulator, whose amino-acid sequence MNGQEVSEKPLRTRRRDPEGHRAAILEAARHAFAERGYARTTLREIASRAGVTHGLITRQFQSKERLFLAAVPGNSDLERVVAGDPATLPDRIAHAFVQRMETDAVNDPLVALVRSAASDERAAAHLLVAMQEHSAAAYRSVLSPNAPAALGDDLDTRVALVGSHMIGVVFSRYIARTEPLASMPPEQLTEHLTRILRHILFDDAPAPRNPPQ is encoded by the coding sequence ATGAACGGTCAGGAAGTGTCCGAGAAGCCACTGCGCACGCGCCGACGGGACCCGGAGGGACACCGAGCAGCCATTCTGGAGGCGGCTCGTCACGCCTTCGCCGAGCGTGGTTACGCCCGCACGACCCTCCGCGAAATCGCGAGCCGAGCCGGTGTCACCCACGGTCTGATCACGCGTCAGTTCCAGTCCAAAGAGCGACTCTTCCTCGCGGCTGTGCCCGGTAACAGCGACCTGGAACGGGTAGTTGCCGGAGACCCGGCGACACTGCCCGACCGGATTGCCCACGCCTTCGTCCAGCGGATGGAGACCGACGCCGTCAACGACCCACTCGTCGCCCTCGTGCGCAGTGCCGCGTCCGACGAGCGTGCAGCCGCTCACCTCCTGGTCGCGATGCAGGAGCACAGTGCCGCTGCGTACCGGTCCGTGCTCTCCCCCAACGCACCGGCAGCGCTCGGCGATGACTTGGACACCCGCGTAGCACTCGTGGGGTCACACATGATCGGAGTGGTCTTCAGCCGGTACATCGCACGAACCGAGCCACTTGCCTCGATGCCACCCGAGCAGCTCACCGAACACCTCACCCGGATACTGCGGCACATCCTCTTCGATGATGCCCCCGCACCTCGGAATCCGCCCCAGTGA